Proteins co-encoded in one Daphnia carinata strain CSIRO-1 chromosome 3, CSIRO_AGI_Dcar_HiC_V3, whole genome shotgun sequence genomic window:
- the LOC132087727 gene encoding venom allergen 5 2-like: MKFFAISLVITVILSACGEAQVTLQPTTVCSCTNTLSTLKPTATTLRPVAQNIYCNIATCSVPSENTLCKYTNSTWGAACLPSYPTKSSVSAEEIDIILQTHNDYRRKVAKSLETSGIPGPQPSASNIRQLVRRNSLYFFTVKTDMHFLGIKKKNLIILKCVGQRNPSF, encoded by the exons atgaaatttttcgcTATATCCTTGGTGATCACCGTCATCCTATCCGCTTGCGGA GAGGCCCAGGTGACGTTGCAGCCAACTACGGTCTGCAGTTGCACCAATACCTTGTCGACTCTGAAGCCAACCGCCACGACATTGAGACCCGTAGCTCAAAATATATACTGCAATATTGCTACATGCAGCGTACCTAGCGAAAATACCCTCTGCAAATATACG AATTCAACCTGGGGGGCAGCTTGTTTACCATCGTATCCAACGAAATCGAGCGTCAGCGCTGAAGAAATTGACATCATTTTGCAGACGCATAACGATTACCGGCGCAAAGTTGCCAAGAGTCTCGAGACTAGCGGAATTCCAGGCCCTCAGCCATCGGCGTCTAACATACGGCAATTGGTACGTAGAAACtccttgtattttttcacCGTAAAAACAGACATGCATTttcttggaataaaaaaaaagaacttaattattttaaaatgtgtagGGCAGAGAAACCCtagcttttaa